One Trichoderma atroviride chromosome 7, complete sequence DNA segment encodes these proteins:
- a CDS encoding uncharacterized protein (MEROPS:MER0185433), translated as METVPETSEIQIPKTSPEPSSTRPNPFDDSDVSSRKRRRTSASGSPSASVETGLHRSESGSSPFSTVNTSVAALDDKMKVDRGSQQPRTPPQAANSPAFSPEPPTSSRVTINLRNAPYSDSTASPSAPQYFSPSKVRIQTPEEDQVQKSIEEEADLGLALNGNGHLGLAHASPVASPSPPVEVITIQEDDGVAEEVELVFDQSLLDGPMADPTMEFPYSNTQNTLLETSTRLQTYFSSQPNPDPASIQQIREWLDKFLTFAKQSNPQVVLESLRSNKSFWLYLPNIIDATINRQNGLSTLPGAQATRVAVLGLYHSFLAFTAHLLLLDSQSIQEWQSHLQPDPDGPQLFAPDYLHQLFRLKQYHEQLRGGDFSDFPLNTPGYMNVGSYFIRQLQSFLGGSIEFLGSFATALAAVVSVVPKLVDALAPVAQVLVYCLHEPADAIGLASQEQLKDVYDLWESLSSLLGVIIDKHVGHLTKDRAAMLIEALSEMLRICLPCGHDNTNRLIEDHKAEYPDLVASSDENLSTSLTVYAIMWEWKTDMLARLIRSTQMQLRVMAIEIMSTELIASWRRTSNHEVDPQDPFLSHQGRYLLRINLVDYLTGSNCHPELVAGSSNILGFLVVTKMYSATHSDRLWQGISESQDPRAAKALTELNSSIANLLDYNELSSLCEKFQTLPIQDFNPSTINFCSYMLKELVARCQRDGRAPGLLPYELCLRLLRESSICTSDSQSLYPEIQSEAMARLDNLVALGMDDQDRKKLYSFCAEDLAANSPTAMGSLCCLQIAMKGNVASELTVLIEQFGFATLLVEELAHAINVGRAAGMPVVFSGASNRPRREFIAKVIYHRPDAVSGDLGEKLWNLLVGTACLGDEDRNSGWEVIMAFDRETAAGNPFLQSCYSLYLPSLPPSCFCRGMLNCVIAQVFYAVNDNAIECALDDQSDVLQSGLEQLWRIILGADDAESVSIGIKALAVDVYLESRAILTYPFNRARQIHSSFVDRCLGQLKDAARKIKASSDGISSGEDEPMIIVTSEDEIHQQERIFARTLQLLGLFVETHYTKPALCAPDFRPFVNQDPNEVQGDLTMLQYQSFDNGTQTEMKPLHIGKLNTAASLLSSLKLETGFSHYRVFYQGQQFLPTEEEICKSLESLEVNEGLILVRREEDDFDAVNAVRVKPGSSPIEIQILSRFQELWMYLGMEDAIAKEVYSLLVQLPTDGGIIDLFESPTVAHTDIFPPGQPYKSLYVIRALTEYIESIRLIESSDETGRKALRFSQSSYEEALKKSYSLVVLAISNESFLEQITPALQIELMQALMATFVRLLQNTWLLSRQSVKDGATYPSPRRLVEILSYASESTQVGSESLIDGSISAILRLCLIHDDFLEEIANLDSFTDLVKSLILLNPRSTVRNRVVEMIREAVEIEEGLIAPSESDAIAPFYPLTKFAWSTISSFLSEAISVPSQCHEFFGGLEYLLYKTFQIMPSEVDTPAVAAQVCQLLLSHDSTESLDQPESQDVLANDLLSILLGCLQVDETLPASSSLPDDIVQDLFWRHLFPKLRSQLGQPVQNVLLRPDTRQKLYKAILRLAENNQVVLGPLLRSLNSLVPYYSDESEGHYIYDLPCQFNREKAIKPCSYVGLRNLSNTCYLNALVTQLFMNTQFRQFILSLDIPYNSSSQQLLFHVQKLLAYMQESHCRFVDPEHFVLNIRTYEDTYIDINSQMDVDEFYNLLFDRLEAQLPRDDQKRELRGIYGGQLVQQIKSQECTHVSERFEPFSAIQCDINGKRTLRESLEAYVGGEIMEGDNRYKCSSCDRHVDAVKRACLKDVPDNLIFHLKRFDFSLRTFQRSKINDYFSFPPYDRYATIYD; from the exons ATGGAGACCGTCCCAGAGACCTCCGAGATCCAGATTCCCAAGACCTCTCCTGAGCCGAGCTCGACCCGGCCGAATCCCTTTGACGACAGCGACGTTTCGTCTCGCAAGCGCCGGCGCACCTCAGCCTCGGGCTCGCCTTCGGCCTCTGTCGAAACAGGCCTGCACCGCTCAGAATCTGGCTCCAGTCCATTCTCCACCGTCAACACCAGCGTCGCCGCCCTGGACGACAAGATGAAGGTCGACCGGGGCTCCCAGCAACCTCGAACACCGCCCCAGGCTGCGAATTCGCCAGCCTTCTCCCCCGAGCCACCAACGTCCAGCCGAGTGACCATCAATTTAAGAAATGCGCCCTACAGCGATTCCACAGCCTCTCCCTCCGCCCCGCAGTACTTCTCTCCTTCCAAAGTCCGAATACAAACCCCCGAGGAGGACCAGGTTCAGAAGAgcatcgaagaagaagccgaccTTGGCCTGGCTCTCAACGGCAATGGACATCTGGGACTCGCGCATGCCTCGCCCGTGGCGTCTCCAAGCCCGCCTGTTGAAGTCATCACCATacaagaagacgatggcgtGGCAGAAGAGGTTGAACTCGTATTTGACCAATCGCTCCTGGACGGTCCCATGGCAGATCCTACAATGGAATTTCCCTACAGCAATACGCAGAATACGCTACTGGAAACATCGACTCGCCTTCAAACTTACTTTTCATCTC AGCCAAATCCAGACCCAGCCTCCATTCAACAGATTCGAGAATGGTTAGACAAGTTTCTCACATTTGCCAAGCAGAGCAACCCGCAAGTTGTACTCGAGTCGCTTCGAAGCAATAAATCGTTCTGGTTATATTTACCAAACATCATCGATGCTACGATAAATAGACA AAATGGCCTCTCAACTTTGCCGGGGGCGCAAGCCACGCGGGTAGCTGTGCTCGGCTTGTATCACTCGTTCTTAGCTTTCACAGCGCACCTCTTACTACTCGACTCTCAGTCTATCCAAGAATggcaatctcatcttcagcccGACCCCGATGGCCCGCAGTTGTTTGCTCCCGATTATCTTCATCAGCTGTTCAGGCTGAAGCAATATCATGAGCAGCTTAGAGGCGGCGACTTCTCCGATTTTCCTCTCAACACACCTGGCTATATGAACGTTGGATCGTACTTTATACGTCAGCTGCAATCCTTCCTTGGAGGCAGTATTGAATTTCTCGGCAGCTTCGCAACAGCCCTTGCCGCGGTCGTATCAGTGGTCCCGAAATTGGTTGATGCCCTTGCGCCTGTAGCGCAAGTACTGGTTTACTGCCTGCATGAACCCGCCGATGCTATCGGCTTGGCCTCACAAGAACAACTAAAAGATGTCTATGACCTTTGGGAATCTCTATCCTCGCTCCTGGGTGTAATCATTGACAAGCATGTCGGCCATTTAACCAAGGACAGGGCCGCCATGTTAATTGAGGCTCTGAGTGAGATGCTTAGAATCTGTCTGCCATGCGGCCACGACAATACCAACAGGCTGATCGAGGACCATAAAGCAGAATACCCAGATCTCGTAGCATCGAGTGATGAAAACCTTTCGACGTCGCTGACTGTCTACGCCATCATGTGGGAGTGGAAAACGGACATGCTTGCGCGATTGATTCGTTCAACTCAAATGCAGCTGCGAGTGATGGCCATTGAAATTATGAGCACTGAGCTAATCGCGAGTTGGAGAAGAACCAGCAACCACGAGGTAGACCCGCAAGATCCTTTCCTCAGTCACCAAGGCCGCTACTTGCTTCGGATAAACCTAGTGGATTACCTCACCGGTTCAAACTGTCACCCTGAACTCGTGGCTGGGAGCAGTAATATCCTTGGATTCCTGGTCGTGACCAAAATGTACAGTGCAACGCATTCCGATCGTTTGTGGCAGGGCATCTCAGAGAGTCAAGATCCCAGGGCTGCAAAAGCTCTCACCGAGCTAAACAGTTCAATCGCCAATCTGCTTGATTACAATGAGCTCTCGTCTCTTTGTGAGAAGTTCCAAACACTTCCAATCCAAGACTTCAATCCATCGACAATAAATTTCTGCAGCTATATGCTCAAGGAACTGGTAGCGCGATGCCAAAGAGATGGGAGAGCACCTGGATTACTTCCATATGAACTCTGCCTAAGATTACTGAGGGAGTCGTCAATATGCACGTCAGATTCTCAGTCGCTCTATCCGGAAATTCAATCCGAAGCAATGGCAAGACTGGATAACCTGGTGGCATTGGGCATGGACGACCAGGACCGTAAAAAACTATACTCTTTCTGTGCTGAAGACCTGGCGGCAAACTCTCCCACTGCAATGGGCAGTCTATGCTGTTTACAAATCGCCATGAAGGGAAATGTGGCAAGCGAGCTGACTGTACTCATAGAGCAATTTGGTTTCGCGACGCTACTTGTCGAAGAGCTGGCGCATGCTATCAATGTAGGCAGGGCTGCCGGCATGCCTGTGGTGTTCTCTGGGGCCTCGAACCGACCAAGAAGAGAATTCATTGCAAAAGTTATTTATCATCGACCAGATGCGGTATCTGGAGATTTGGGAGAGAAACTCTGGAATCTCTTGGTTGGGACGGCTTGTCTTGGCGACGAGGACAGAAACTCAGGCTGGGAGGTCATTATGGCTTTCGACCGTGAGACGGCAGCCGGGAATCCGTTTCTGCAATCATGTTACTCCCTATACTTGCCCAgtcttcctccttcttgcttTTGCAGGGGAATGCTCAATTGCGTCATTGCACAGGTCTTTTACGCGGTCAACGACAATGCTATTGAGTGTGCTCTTGATGACCAGAGCGATGTACTACAGAGCGGCTTGGAACAGCTTTGGCGAATCATCTTGGGCGCCGATGATGCTGAGAGCGTCAGCATTGGTATCAAAGCCTTGGCCGTTGACGTTTATTTGGAAAGCAGAGCGATTTTAACATACCCCTTCAATCGGGCCCGCCAAATTCACTCGTCCTTTGTCGATCGCTGCTTGGGCCAATTGAAAGATGCCGCTAGGAAGATTAAAGCGTCAAGCGACGGGATATCAAGCGGTGAGGATGAACCAATGATCATTGTGACAAGTGAGGACGAAATCCACCAGCAAGAGCGCATCTTTGCCCGAAccctgcagcttcttgggctcttcGTGGAAACTCACTATACAAAACCTGCACTGTGTGCTCCCGATTTCCGGCCGTTTGTTAATCAAGATCCAAACGAAGTTCAGGGAGATCTAACGATGCTCCAATATCAGTCCTTTGACAATGGCACACAAACAGAAATGAAGCCACTGCATATCGGAAAACTCAACACGGCAGCCTCTCTATTATCCAGCTTGAAGCTCGAGACAGGCTTCAGTCACTATCGAGTGTTTTATCAAGGCCAGCAGTTCCTTCCTACCGAGGAAGAAATTTGCAAATCTCTGGAAAGCTTGGAAGTCAACGAAGGTTTAATCCTGGTGAGgcgcgaagaagacgacttCGACGCTGTAAATGCAGTCCGAGTCAAACCAGGCTCATCGCCTATTGAGATTCAGATACTGTCTCGCTTCCAAGAGCTATGGATGTATCTGGGCATGGAAGATGCAATCGCCAAAGAAGTCTATagcctcctcgtccagctgCCCACTGATGGCGGAATCATCGACCTTTTTGAGAGCCCAACAGTCGCGCACACGGATATTTTCCCACCTGGACAGCCTTACAAATCACTCTATGTCATCCGTGCATTGACTGAATACATTGAATCAATTCGCTTGATAGAATCCAGCGATGAAACGGGTAGAAAGGCTTTAAGATTCTCCCAGAGCTCATACGAGGAGGCGTTGAAGAAATCGTATTCTTTGGTCGTACTGGCCATATCCAATGAGAGTTTTCTGGAGCAAATCACCCCCGCGTTGCAGATTGAGCTCATGCAAGCCTTGATGGCAACCTTTGTGCGGCTCTTACAAAACACTTGGCTCCTATCGAGGCAGTCAGTCAAGGACGGCGCTACATACCCGTCTCCAAGACGTCTTGTCGAGATTTTATCCTACGCTTCAGAATCAACGCAAGTCGGCTCCGAGTCTTTAATCGACGGGTCGATTTCTGCCATATTGCGGTTGTGCCTCATTCACGACGATTTCTTGGAAGAAATTGCAAACCTTGACTCTTTCACGGACCTTGTAAAGAGCCTAATACTTTTGAATCCACGCTCAACAGTGAGGAATCGTGTTGTCGAGATGATAAGGGAGGCAGTGGAGATAGAAGAGGGCCTCATCGCCCCATCCGAAAGTGACGCTATCGCACCGTTCTATCCTCTGACGAAATTCGCTTGGTCTACTATTTCAAGCTTCCTTTCTGAGGCAATCAGTGTTCCTAGCCAATGTCATGAATTTTTTGGCGGTCTTGAATACCTACTATACAAGACTTTCCAAATAATGCCTTCTGAAGTGGATACGCCCGCCGTTGCTGCGCAAGTTTGCCAACTGCTGCTCAGCCACGACTCAACCGAGTCGCTCGATCAGCCAGAATCGCAAGATGTCTTGGCAAATGATCTATTGTCCATTTTGCTCGGCTGTCTACAAGTGGATGAAACACTGCCAGCTTCCTCAAGCTTGCCTGATGACATTGTGCAAGACTTGTTTTGGAGACACCTTTTCCCCAAGCTGCGAAGTCAACTGGGACAACCCGTGCAAAATGTATTACTGAGACCAGATACTCGACAGAAGCTGTACAAAGCCATTCTGAGATTGGCAGAAAACAATCAAGTCGTTCTCGGCCCGTTACTCCGGTCCCTCAACTCTCTTGTTCCGTACTATTCGGACGAAAGCGAAGGCCATTATATATACGATTTACCCTGCCAATTTAATCGCGAAAAGGCTATTAAGCCCTGCAGCTATGTTGGCCTGCGAAACCTCTCGAATACGTGCTATCTAAACGCGCTGGTCACTCAGCTTTTCATGAATACTCAGTTTCGGCAGTTCATCCTCAGCTTGGACATTCCATATAACAGTAGTTCCCAACAGCTACTATTCCACGTACAAAAGCTCCTTGCCTACATGCAAGAAAGCCATTGCCGATTCGTAGATCCCGAACACTTTGTTTTAAACATACGAACGTACGAAGACACCTACATCGACATCAACAGCCAGATGGATGTGGATGAATTCTATAACCTGCTATTCGATCGGTTGGAAGCACAGCTGCCGAGGGACGACCAAAAGAGGGAGCTTCGGGGAATATACGGCGGGCAGCTTGTCCAACAAATCAAGTCGCAGGAATGTACACACGTATCCGAACGATTCGAACCATTTTCCGCCATACAGTGCGATATCAACGGGAAACGCACGCTTCGGGAGAGCCTCGAGGCCTATGTTGGGGGAGAAATCATGGAAGGTG ATAACAGATATAAATGCTCGTCCTGCGATCGACATGTTGATGCTGTAAAGAG GGCTTGTCTCAAAGATGTACCAGACAATCTAATTTTCCATCTGAAACGATTCGACTTCAGCCTTCGAACGTTTCAGCGAAGCAAGATTAATGATTACTTTTCATTCCCCCCGTACGATCGATATGCGACCATATACGATTGA